TTGGTGATATACACAAATGTATGCAACATATCATTGGCCAGTAGATTTCCGTGTCAAAAGCTACCAAACCAATTAAGTTCTGTTGGAATGGTGAATATGCTACTGACCATATTATCCCTATTGATTATAGCCAAAAACCGAAAACTATCCAAAAAGGGTGGATTTTTTCTATGTATGATCTATGTAATTGCCATAGCATCCAGCATAATCCTATGCAACACTACCGAGTGATGTTTGCATACCTATGTTCTTTTTCAACCAATTCAAAAGTTATCGAACATCCATCCAGTTTCAATTCATTGCGCAGACCATTTTCCAGATATTTCCTATAATTATCTGATAGTCTCGAAGATTGATTGCAAAACACTTTAAATCTATAGGGCAAATTTCCTATTTGTACGCAGTAATAAATCTTAAACCTTTTTCCATCCACCATGGCTGGTTGTTTAGCTGCCGTCAGTTTTGAAATGGCTCGGTTCAAAAGGCCCGTTGATAAATTTTTTGTGGCTCTTTCATAGACTTCTAAGCATTCTTCAAAGATATGATCAGTGTGGTATCCGGTTTTCGCAGAAATAAATACTATGGTCGATCCGGCAATGGCATGCAATTCTGTTTCCAGGGCATTTTTAAATTTTTTGTAAAAATCCTCCAGATTGGCATAGCCATCCAAGCCCTCGTTTTCCGAAAATCTGTCCTGGGCCAAATCCCATTTATTGACCAGTATTATTAATATTTTCCCTAAATCTATGATATGTTTAGCTAGTTTTTTATCATTTTTCGTAACACCTTTCAGTGCATCTATTACCAAAAAAACCACATCGGATTCTTCCATCGATTTTTTTGTTCTGATGGATGAAAAAAACTCCACCGGTGAACTGATTTTACGGCCATCCTTAAGACCAGCCGTATCCAATAGTCTGAAATTTTTAAAAAAACCATTTGGCCGTTGAAAATCCACATCCACATGAGTAGAATCCCTGGTGGTTCCAGGCACATCGCTTACTATCATTCTTTTCTCATTGAGCAGTGCATTAACAATGGAAGATTTTCCCACATTGGGGCTACCGACGAAGCATACTTTGGTCCTGGTTTGAGATTCATCTTTGGAATTAAAAGCAAAATCTACCGTGATACTTCTTATTAACTTGATCAATTCTTTTTCACCGAAGCCATGTTCAGCTGAAACTGGAATGGGGTCGCCAAACCCTAAATCATAGAATCCATCGATCAAATGAACATTGTCATTGTAATCTATTTTATTTGCGATGACGAATATTTTTTTCCCAGAATTTCGCAATTTACCGGCTATTTCTATGTCAAGGGGCAGGCAACCATCAATGGCATCTACCACTAGGAAGATCACATCAGCGGCTTGGATTGCCAAGTGTACCTGATCTTCTACGGAGGCAATAATCTGATGGTCAGCCTTGCTTTCCGCTAGACCCATACCTCCGGTGTCCATCAACATAATCCCTCCATCAATTTCCTCGGCAATGATATCACGGGTAACTCCGGGTTGATCATGAACAATCGAAATCCTTTTCTTTGTAAGTCTATTGAATAGCCTACTTTTGCCCACATTGGGGCGCCCAACCAAAGCTATGGTGAAACGCGAATTCATCATTGATATAAATAACTATATAAACCCATATCTAACAAGCAAAAACTTAGAATTCTTCTGGCATGCGGTTGGTGAAATCATCGACAAATTTGGTGGTAACCTTTCCTTCCCTGAAATTTGGATCGAGCATAACCGCCTGGGAGAAGGGTATGGTGGTATGTACACCTCGGATTATGTATTCTTTCAGTGCTCTATACATCCTATCTATGGCCACGGTTCTAGTCGAGCCACTGGTAATCAATTTTGCAATCATGCTATCATAGTACGAAGGAATGCTATAGCCACCATATAAATGACTATCAACCCTTACTCCATGGCCACCAGGTGAGTAATAAAGCGATATATTTCCAGGACATGGCATAAAGTTTCTTGATGAATCTTCGGCATTAATGCGACACTCCAGCGCATGCCTGTGAAATTTGATATCCTTTTGAT
The window above is part of the Puniceicoccales bacterium genome. Proteins encoded here:
- the der gene encoding ribosome biogenesis GTPase Der, yielding MMNSRFTIALVGRPNVGKSRLFNRLTKKRISIVHDQPGVTRDIIAEEIDGGIMLMDTGGMGLAESKADHQIIASVEDQVHLAIQAADVIFLVVDAIDGCLPLDIEIAGKLRNSGKKIFVIANKIDYNDNVHLIDGFYDLGFGDPIPVSAEHGFGEKELIKLIRSITVDFAFNSKDESQTRTKVCFVGSPNVGKSSIVNALLNEKRMIVSDVPGTTRDSTHVDVDFQRPNGFFKNFRLLDTAGLKDGRKISSPVEFFSSIRTKKSMEESDVVFLVIDALKGVTKNDKKLAKHIIDLGKILIILVNKWDLAQDRFSENEGLDGYANLEDFYKKFKNALETELHAIAGSTIVFISAKTGYHTDHIFEECLEVYERATKNLSTGLLNRAISKLTAAKQPAMVDGKRFKIYYCVQIGNLPYRFKVFCNQSSRLSDNYRKYLENGLRNELKLDGCSITFELVEKEHRYANITR